From the Musa acuminata AAA Group cultivar baxijiao chromosome BXJ1-2, Cavendish_Baxijiao_AAA, whole genome shotgun sequence genome, one window contains:
- the LOC135583019 gene encoding MADS-box protein SOC1-like isoform X2, whose protein sequence is MVRGKTQLRRIENATSRQVTFSKRRNGLLKKAFELSVLCDAEIALIIFSARGKFYEFATSRMQEILDRYRGQAKERTSGSVIEHDKQPCRYEAANMVKKMEHLESTICYNISYHLLLPTKLAYPVNILMSRQSFALDAPEDEGETV, encoded by the exons ATGGTGAGGGGGAAGACGCAGCTGAGGCGGATAGAGAACGCGACGAGCCGGCAGGTGACCTTCTCCAAGCGCCGCAACGGGCTGCTGAAGAAGGCCTTCGAGCTCTCGGTGCTCTGCGACGCCGAGATCGCCCTCATCATCTTCTCCGCCCGCGGCAAGTTCTACGAGTTCGCCACCTCCAG AATGCAAGAAATACTTGACCGTTACAGAGGACAAGCAAAAGAACGGACCAGCGGCAGTGTCATAGAACATGATAAGCAG CCATGTAGGTATGAAGCTGCAAATATGGTCAAGAAGATGGAGCATCTTGAATCCACTATATG CTACAATATAAGCTACCATTTGCTGCTACCAACGAAGTTGGCATACCCGGTCAACATACTGATGTCGAGACAGAGCTTTGCATTGGATGCCCCGGAAGATGAAGGAGAAACAGTGTGA
- the LOC135605195 gene encoding brassinosteroid-responsive RING protein 1-like, translated as MGFPVGCSELIVPLTLLRIALLLGHLRRLLFLVFDVLPWPDNSSSISHGSRWNQPLQSASATLTIGGALPVVKYEELPEADDGCAVCLCELEHGDEVRRLSNCRHVFHRGCLDRWVEHDQSTCPLCRAPLVPVEMRWASATDSYYDDDDCLSIDQSIFR; from the coding sequence ATGGGGTTTCCGGTGGGCTGCTCCGAGCTGATCGTGCCATTAACGCTCCTCCGCATAGCTTTGCTCCTGGGCCACCTGCGACGCCTCCTCTTCCTGGTCTTCGACGTCCTCCCCTGGCCCGACAACTCCAGCAGCATTAGCCACGGCAGCAGATGGAACCAGCCGTTACAGTCGGCGTCGGCGACGCTGACCATCGGAGGGGCGCTTCCGGTGGTGAAGTACGAGGAACTGCCGGAGGCCGACGACGGCTGCGCGGTGTGCTTGTGCGAGCTGGAGCACGGGGACGAGGTGCGGCGGCTAAGCAACTGCCGCCACGTGTTCCATCGTGGCTGCCTGGACCGGTGGGTGGAGCACGACCAGAGCACCTGCCCGCTCTGCCGGGCTCCTCTCGTCCCGGTGGAGATGCGCTGGGCCTCCGCCACGGATTCTTACTACGACGACGACGACTGCTTGTCGATCGACCAGAGCATCTTTAGGTAA
- the LOC135583019 gene encoding MADS-box protein SOC1-like isoform X3, with product MVRGKTQLRRIENATSRQVTFSKRRNGLLKKAFELSVLCDAEIALIIFSARGKFYEFATSRMQEILDRYRGQAKERTSGSVIEHDKQPCRYEAANMVKKMEHLESTIWKILGEKLESCSLEELHELEVPISRRAACTASREATI from the exons ATGGTGAGGGGGAAGACGCAGCTGAGGCGGATAGAGAACGCGACGAGCCGGCAGGTGACCTTCTCCAAGCGCCGCAACGGGCTGCTGAAGAAGGCCTTCGAGCTCTCGGTGCTCTGCGACGCCGAGATCGCCCTCATCATCTTCTCCGCCCGCGGCAAGTTCTACGAGTTCGCCACCTCCAG AATGCAAGAAATACTTGACCGTTACAGAGGACAAGCAAAAGAACGGACCAGCGGCAGTGTCATAGAACATGATAAGCAG CCATGTAGGTATGAAGCTGCAAATATGGTCAAGAAGATGGAGCATCTTGAATCCACTATATG GAAAATATTAGGTGAAAAATTAGAATCATGTTCTCTTGAAGAACTGCATGAATTGGAGG TACCAATTAGTAGAAGAGCAGCTTGCACAGCTTCAAGAGAAG CTACAATATAA
- the LOC135583019 gene encoding MADS-box protein SOC1-like isoform X1: MVRGKTQLRRIENATSRQVTFSKRRNGLLKKAFELSVLCDAEIALIIFSARGKFYEFATSRMQEILDRYRGQAKERTSGSVIEHDKQPCRYEAANMVKKMEHLESTIWKILGEKLESCSLEELHELEVPISRRAACTASREGRSYNISYHLLLPTKLAYPVNILMSRQSFALDAPEDEGETV; encoded by the exons ATGGTGAGGGGGAAGACGCAGCTGAGGCGGATAGAGAACGCGACGAGCCGGCAGGTGACCTTCTCCAAGCGCCGCAACGGGCTGCTGAAGAAGGCCTTCGAGCTCTCGGTGCTCTGCGACGCCGAGATCGCCCTCATCATCTTCTCCGCCCGCGGCAAGTTCTACGAGTTCGCCACCTCCAG AATGCAAGAAATACTTGACCGTTACAGAGGACAAGCAAAAGAACGGACCAGCGGCAGTGTCATAGAACATGATAAGCAG CCATGTAGGTATGAAGCTGCAAATATGGTCAAGAAGATGGAGCATCTTGAATCCACTATATG GAAAATATTAGGTGAAAAATTAGAATCATGTTCTCTTGAAGAACTGCATGAATTGGAGG TACCAATTAGTAGAAGAGCAGCTTGCACAGCTTCAAGAGAAGGTAGAAG CTACAATATAAGCTACCATTTGCTGCTACCAACGAAGTTGGCATACCCGGTCAACATACTGATGTCGAGACAGAGCTTTGCATTGGATGCCCCGGAAGATGAAGGAGAAACAGTGTGA
- the LOC108952212 gene encoding cyclin-dependent kinase inhibitor 4, whose protein sequence is MGKYTRKARVTGEVAVMEVSRHQSTDGVRTRARTLAAAAAASDSSLAYLELRSRRLEKPAPLAPTSKPGKDACKEAPKVSAEPGVSSTDSGSVGSARTRRCSDKDEDVADTTAVDEAPDVEVSFGENVVDVEAKERFVREITPCSLIRDSETIDTPRSMTRPTNSSATNQRRHALCHNIPTTQDIEEFFANTEQLQQQNFQEQYNFDFVNECPLPGRYEWVKPDI, encoded by the exons ATGGGGAAGTATACGAGGAAAGCTAGGGTCACCGGCGAGGTCGCGGTCATGGAGGTCTCCCGCCACCAGTCCACGGACGGCGTCCGCACCCGCGCCCGGAccctcgccgctgccgccgccgcatcGGACTCCTCCCTCGCCTACCTTGAGCTCCGGAGCCGCCGCCTCGAGAAGCCCGCGCCTCTAGCTCCGACCTCCAAGCCTGGTAAGGACGCCTGCAAGGAGGCCCCCAAAGTGAGTGCCGAACCTGGGGTTAGCTCAACGGATTCGGGGTCGGTCGGGTCCGCCCGGACCAGGAGGTGTTCGGACAAGGATGAGGATGTCGCGGACACGACGGCGGTGGATGAGGCTCCGGACGTGGAGGTATCGTTCGGAGAGAACGTGGTTGATGTTGAAGCGAAGGAAAG ATTTGTCAGGGAGATCACGCCTTGCAGTTTGATAAGGGATTCAGAGACGATAGATACTCCGCGTTCTATGACCAGACCTACTAACTCATCTGCCACTAACCAAAGAAGGCACGCTCTCTGCCATAACATCCCTACCACACAGGACATTGAAGAGTTCTTTGCTAACACAGAGCAGCTCCagcagcaaaattttcaagaaca GTACAACTTTGATTTCGTTAACGAGTGCCCGCTCCCTGGTCGGTATGAATGGGTGAAACCTGACATCTAG
- the LOC135605170 gene encoding uncharacterized protein LOC135605170, with amino-acid sequence MSTHLRAGEAAAGALRKRKDREPSDSPRARSPAGPDPVQPALARDNRLLAGCLANEFLTKGTLFGKRWEPNGSEPDNKMANAVCPGSADSDPDKDRANPVRSGSTTAEPARSKPPIAYAEVSYLLKADGARIQGVVNPTQLARWLQM; translated from the coding sequence ATGTCGACTCACTTGCGGGCGGGAGAGGCAGCAGCTGGCGCGTTGAGGAAGCGGAAGGATCGGGAACCGTCCGACTCCCCTCGGGCGCGGTCCCCCGCTGGGCCGGATCCGGTTCAGCCCGCGCTGGCCCGCGACAACCGGCTCTTGGCTGGGTGCCTGGCGAACGAGTTCCTCACCAAAGGAACCCTCTTCGGGAAACGGTGGGAGCCGAACGGGTCCGAGCCGGATAACAAGATGGCTAACGCGGTCTGCCCTGGTTCAGCGGATAGCGACCCGGACAAGGACAGGGCGAACCCGGTTCGATCGGGGAGCACGACCGCGGAGCCAGCGCGGTCCAAGCCGCCCATCGCGTACGCGGAGGTGTCGTACTTGCTGAAGGCGGACGGGGCCCGCATTCAGGGCGTGGTCAACCCCACCCAACTCGCCCGCTGGCTCCAGATGTAA
- the LOC135605178 gene encoding small ribosomal subunit protein eS17-like, protein MPQQDRRIQRGPVRGISLKLQQEERERRIDFDPDESAIRVEYIEVDKETFDMLDPSSRSASPTSRSRPTPSPRRWLWSQAPRLLCLCIANHDQYFVMRCGEEESLSYGF, encoded by the exons ATGCCGCAACAAGATCGCCGGATTCAGCGTGGCCCTGTCCGCGGCATCTCCCTCAAGCTCCAGCAGGAGGAGCGCGAGCGCCGGATTGACTTCGACCCCGACGAGTCCGCCATCAGGGTCGAATACATCGAGGTCGACAAGGAGACCTTCGACATGCTCGACCCCTCGTCAAGGTCGGCCTCCCCGACGTCGAGAAGCAGGCCAACGCCCTCGCCCCGGCGGTGGCTATGGTCGCAGGCTCCGAGATTGCTTTGTCTCT GTATAGCAAATCATGATCAGTACTTTGTCATGAGGTGTGGAGAGGAGGAGAGCTTGTCTTACGGTTTTTAA
- the LOC135605184 gene encoding NAC domain-containing protein 14-like isoform X1, with product MEEDWRGGMVVLSPKSLPLGFRFRPTDVELVNHYLKGKISGRIKSEVEVIPEIDVCKYEPCDLPDKSLTKSVDSEWFFFAPKDKKYPNSNRSNRATEAGYWKPTGKDRMIKSGSACPAIIGMKKTLVFHLGRAPKGVRTNWIMHEYRTLESESVSGEQGGFVLCRLFRKSEEKTPIFYNDDFTQRNVDEMESSGLFAPATPSPGETLHGVEATEEVVTPLNQKDLESDLQEILQPLPLKTNVQPSGVNGLAADKTDITRSYPLKPEESHCNETIVSDAANHGTVLGSEDAFLDYLAQYFGPEYDTLGPDDYRLSSTLLSFTGNSFDALHHECLQELSQFDNIGQDSVTEFLNAMLCDPEECSPEVSNAPRGFLTEFEPDNQICVTRNDSPWDSPL from the exons ATGGAAGAGGATTGGAGGGGTGGGATGGTCGTTCTCTCCCCGAAATCGCTGCCCTTGGGCTTCCGGTTCCGTCCGACGGACGTGGAGCTGGTGAACCACTACCTCAAGGGCAAAATTAGCGGCAGGATCAAGTCGGAGGTCGAGGTCATCCCCGAGATAGATGTCTGCAAATACGAGCCGTGTGATCTTCCCG ATAAATCATTGACCAAATCAGTCGATTCGGAGTGGTTCTTCTTCGCACCGAAGGACAAGAAGTATCCGAACAGCAACCGTTCCAACCGGGCTACTGAGGCTGGGTATTGGAAACCCACGGGGAAGGATCGGATGATCAAGTCCGGGTCAGCTTGTCCTGCAATTATAGGCATGAAGAAGACCCTTGTCTTCCACCTTGGCCGTGCTCCCAAGGGCGTTCGCACTAACTGGATCATGCACGAGTATCGCACACTCGAGTCTGAGTCTGTCTCTGGTGAGCAG GGTGGCTTTGTTCTCTGTCGTTTATTCAGGAAGTCTGAAGAGAAGACCCCAATTTTTTATAATGATGATTTCACCCAAAGAAATGTTGATGAGATGGAGAGTAGTGGCTTGTTTGCTCCAGCAACACCTTCACCAGGAGAGACACTACATGGAGTAGAGGCTACAGAGGAAGTTGTGACACCATTGAACCAAAAAGATTTGGAATCTGATTTGCAAGAGATTTTACAGCCTTTGCCTCTGAAAACTAATGTGCAACCATCAGGTGTTAATGGGCTGGCAGCAGATAAGACTGATATCACAAGAAGCTATCCTTTAAAGCCAGAAGAGTCTCACTGCAATGAGACTATTGTTTCGGATGCCGCTAATCATGGAACTGTTTTGGGATCTGAG GATGCTTTTCTGGATTATTTAGCACAATACTTTGGCCCAGAGTATGACACGCTTGGCCCTGATGATTACCGTCTGAGTTCCACACTACTATCTTTCACGGGGAACTCATTTGATGCTCTTCATCATGAATGTCTGCAGGAGCTTAGTCAATTTGACAACATTGGACAGGATTCTGTCACTGAGTTTTTAAATGCAATGCTTTGTGATCCAGAGGAATGTTCCCCTGAGGTATCAAATGCCCCAAGAGGTTTCCTAACTGAGTTTGAACCAGATAATCAGATCTGTGTGACCAGGAATGATTCCCCCTGGGATTCACCACTCTGA
- the LOC135605184 gene encoding NAC domain-containing protein 91-like isoform X2 translates to MSANTSRVIFPVIFHSPALNSCLAAEALPLFASVVGLLMIVCGGSCARADKSLTKSVDSEWFFFAPKDKKYPNSNRSNRATEAGYWKPTGKDRMIKSGSACPAIIGMKKTLVFHLGRAPKGVRTNWIMHEYRTLESESVSGEQGGFVLCRLFRKSEEKTPIFYNDDFTQRNVDEMESSGLFAPATPSPGETLHGVEATEEVVTPLNQKDLESDLQEILQPLPLKTNVQPSGVNGLAADKTDITRSYPLKPEESHCNETIVSDAANHGTVLGSEDAFLDYLAQYFGPEYDTLGPDDYRLSSTLLSFTGNSFDALHHECLQELSQFDNIGQDSVTEFLNAMLCDPEECSPEVSNAPRGFLTEFEPDNQICVTRNDSPWDSPL, encoded by the exons ATGTCTGCAAATACGAGCCGTGTGATCTTCCCGGTGATCTTCCATTCCCCCGCCCTCAATTCATGTCTTGCTGCGGAAGCTTTACCTTTGTTTGCGTCTGTG GTTGGACTCTTGATGATTGTCTGTGGTGGTTCCTGTGCCCGGGCAGATAAATCATTGACCAAATCAGTCGATTCGGAGTGGTTCTTCTTCGCACCGAAGGACAAGAAGTATCCGAACAGCAACCGTTCCAACCGGGCTACTGAGGCTGGGTATTGGAAACCCACGGGGAAGGATCGGATGATCAAGTCCGGGTCAGCTTGTCCTGCAATTATAGGCATGAAGAAGACCCTTGTCTTCCACCTTGGCCGTGCTCCCAAGGGCGTTCGCACTAACTGGATCATGCACGAGTATCGCACACTCGAGTCTGAGTCTGTCTCTGGTGAGCAG GGTGGCTTTGTTCTCTGTCGTTTATTCAGGAAGTCTGAAGAGAAGACCCCAATTTTTTATAATGATGATTTCACCCAAAGAAATGTTGATGAGATGGAGAGTAGTGGCTTGTTTGCTCCAGCAACACCTTCACCAGGAGAGACACTACATGGAGTAGAGGCTACAGAGGAAGTTGTGACACCATTGAACCAAAAAGATTTGGAATCTGATTTGCAAGAGATTTTACAGCCTTTGCCTCTGAAAACTAATGTGCAACCATCAGGTGTTAATGGGCTGGCAGCAGATAAGACTGATATCACAAGAAGCTATCCTTTAAAGCCAGAAGAGTCTCACTGCAATGAGACTATTGTTTCGGATGCCGCTAATCATGGAACTGTTTTGGGATCTGAG GATGCTTTTCTGGATTATTTAGCACAATACTTTGGCCCAGAGTATGACACGCTTGGCCCTGATGATTACCGTCTGAGTTCCACACTACTATCTTTCACGGGGAACTCATTTGATGCTCTTCATCATGAATGTCTGCAGGAGCTTAGTCAATTTGACAACATTGGACAGGATTCTGTCACTGAGTTTTTAAATGCAATGCTTTGTGATCCAGAGGAATGTTCCCCTGAGGTATCAAATGCCCCAAGAGGTTTCCTAACTGAGTTTGAACCAGATAATCAGATCTGTGTGACCAGGAATGATTCCCCCTGGGATTCACCACTCTGA